The Argentina anserina chromosome 3, drPotAnse1.1, whole genome shotgun sequence genome includes a region encoding these proteins:
- the LOC126789186 gene encoding glyceraldehyde-3-phosphate dehydrogenase GAPCP1, chloroplastic, producing the protein MALLRSTAAAAPLIEASRSTLSFSSTSASSKVSSVGFGRNLSCSKAQSSIFGASISSGSSSLQTSSGRSVQPIKATATEYPPTIQRSGSGGKIKIGINGFGRIGRLVLRVATTRDDIEVVAVNDPMVDPKYMAYMFKYDSTHGVFDGSISVVDESTLEINGKEIKVESRRDPAEIPWGSYGVDYVVESSGIFTTLEKAALHKKGGAKKVVISAPSADAPMFVVGVNENKYKPNMDIVSNASCTTNCLAPLAKVIHEEFGILEGLMTTVHATTATQKTVDGPSKKDWRGGRGAAQNIIPSSTGAAKAVGKVLPELNGKLTGMAFRVPTPNVSVVDLTCRLQKGGSYEDVKAAIRYAADGPLRGILGYTDEDVVSNDFVGDSRSSIFDAKAGLALSPTFVKLVSWYDNEWGYSNRVLDLIEHMALVAA; encoded by the exons ATGGCGCTCCTCAGATCCACCGCCGCCGCTGCTCCGTTGATCGAAGCCTCTCGCTCCACCCTCTCTTTCTCCTCCACCTCCGCCTCCTCCAAG GTGTCAAGTGTTGGATTTGGGCGCAATTTGAGCTGTTCAAAGGCGCAGTCATCAATCTTCGGGGCTTCTATCTCATCCGGCTCGTCTTCTTTACA gacAAGTAGCGGCAGGAGTGTCCAGCCTATTAAAGCCACGGCGACCGAATATCCTCCCACGATTCAGA GATCAGGGAGTGGTGGGAAGATCAAAATTGGAATCAACG gttttggtcgcattgggcGGTTGGTTTTAAGAGTAGCAACCACCAGGGATGATATTGAAGTGGTGGCTGTGAATGATCCTATGGTTGATCCTAAGTACATG GcttacatgtttaagtacgaCTCTACACATGGAGTTTTTGATGGATCTATTAGTGTTGTGGATGAGTCTACTTTGGAAATAAATGGAAAGGAGATCAAAGTTGAGAGCAGAAG GGACCCTGCAGAGATCCCCTGGGGAAGTTATGGGGTTGATTATGTAGTTGAATCTTCTGGGATTTTCACCACTCTTGAGAAGGCTGCATTACATAAAAAG GGTGGTGCAAAGAAAGTGGTTATATCAGCTCCATCAGCTGATGCACCTATGTTTGTTGTAGGAGTAAACGAGAATAAATACAAGCCAAATATGGATATagtttctaatgcgagttgtACCACGAATTGCCTTGCACCACTAGCCAAG GTGATTCATGAGGAATTTGGCATTCTCGAAGGTCTGATGACAACTGTGCATGCAACTacag CAACACAGAAAACAGTTGATGGCCCATCAAAGAAGGATTGGAGAGGTGGCCGAGGTGCTGCACAGAATATCATTCCTAGTTCAACTGGTGCTGCAAAG GCTGTTGGAAAAGTTCTACCTGAACTCAACGGAAAGCTGACTGGTATGGCTTTCCGTGTCCCAACTCCTAATGTATCTGTTGTAGATTTAACTTGTCGACTTCAGAAGGGTGGTTCTTATGAGGATGTCAAAGCAGCCATCAG GTATGCTGCTGATGGACCACTAAGAGGCATTCTTGGATACACCGATGAAGATGTGGTTTCCAATGATTTTGTTGGCGACTCAAG GTCCAGCATCTTTGATGCCAAGGCTGGATTAGCACTGAGTCCCACCTTTGTTAAACTTGTTTCGTGGTATGACAACGAATGGGGTTACAG CAACCGCGTTTTGGACCTCATAGAGCACATGGCATTGGTGGCAGCTTAA